A region of the Verrucomicrobiia bacterium genome:
TACCACCACCAACAGCGACTCGGGCGCCGGCAACAACTCCGCGCCCCAATAGCATCGACTTCAAGCCATACGGCCTACAACTCCGGCAGGGTGCCTTGGCATTCCTGCCGGAGCATTTTGTCGGCCAGGGCCATTCGACAATTGCGGGCTTCGTGCCTACTCTTTGAGCATGGCCGAAGCACCGCTGAATATCCTGGCTGTCGTCGGCAGCCTCCAACGCGGGTCTGTGACGCGTTTGATCATCAACCATGTCGCCGAACAACTCCGGGCCTCCGGCTGCAGCGTTGATGTTCTGGATTTCCAGAATGAACCGCTGGCGCTGTATAATCCGGACACCGCCCACGAGCTGCCCGGCTATGCCGAATTGCAGGCACGCGTGTCCCGTGCCGATGTCATTGTTCTGGGCACCCCGGATTATCACGGGAGCCTCAGCGGGGCGACGAAGAATTTTCTGGACCATTTCTGGCGCGAGTTTGCCGGAAAACTCTTCGCCA
Encoded here:
- a CDS encoding NAD(P)H-dependent oxidoreductase; its protein translation is MAEAPLNILAVVGSLQRGSVTRLIINHVAEQLRASGCSVDVLDFQNEPLALYNPDTAHELPGYAELQARVSRADVIVLGTPDYHGSLSGATKNFLDHFWREFAGKLFATIVASHEKGLTVTDQLRTVARQCYAWTLPYGISFAEDVDVKDGQIASESLRNRLAMLIRDARVYGRVLSQQRRADLAGPDPGFLARLR